One genomic window of Prochlorococcus marinus str. NATL2A includes the following:
- the thiC gene encoding phosphomethylpyrimidine synthase ThiC, giving the protein MRNSWVASRKGKTNVSQMHFARKGEITEEMRYVAKRENLPESLVMEEVARGRMVIPANINHMNLEPMAIGIASTCKVNANIGASPNASDISEELKKLDLAVKYGADTLMDLSTGGVNLDEVRTEIINASPIPIGTVPVYQALESVHGSISRLNEDDFLHIIEKHCQQGVDYQTIHAGLLIEHLPKVKGRITGIVSRGGGILAQWMLYHYKQNPLFTRFDDICEIFKRYDCTFSLGDSLRPGCLHDASDEAQLAELKTLGELTRRAWKHDVQVMVEGPGHVPMDQIEFNVRKQMEECSEAPFYVLGPLVTDISPGYDHISSAIGAAMAGWYGTAMLCYVTPKEHLGLPNPEDVREGLIAYKIAAHAADVARHRSGARDRDDELSKARKEFDWNKQFELSLDPERAKQYHDETLPEEIFKKAEFCSMCGPNHCPMNTKITDEDLDKLNDQIQSKGAAELTPVKLNKEN; this is encoded by the coding sequence ATGCGGAATTCATGGGTGGCTTCTAGAAAAGGTAAAACCAATGTTTCTCAGATGCATTTTGCTCGCAAAGGCGAAATTACTGAAGAAATGAGGTATGTGGCAAAGCGTGAGAATCTTCCTGAGTCTCTGGTTATGGAAGAAGTCGCGCGCGGTCGAATGGTTATTCCTGCAAATATTAACCATATGAACTTAGAGCCGATGGCAATAGGTATTGCCTCAACATGTAAAGTCAATGCAAATATTGGTGCTTCACCAAATGCAAGCGATATTAGTGAAGAATTAAAGAAGCTTGATCTAGCAGTAAAATATGGGGCTGATACTCTTATGGATCTTTCTACTGGAGGGGTTAATTTAGATGAGGTACGAACTGAAATTATTAATGCCTCCCCTATCCCGATAGGGACAGTTCCTGTTTATCAAGCTTTAGAAAGTGTTCACGGTTCTATTTCAAGGTTAAATGAGGATGATTTTTTACACATAATAGAAAAGCATTGTCAGCAAGGAGTTGATTATCAAACCATTCATGCAGGCTTATTGATTGAACATTTACCCAAAGTTAAAGGTCGTATTACTGGAATAGTTAGTCGTGGCGGAGGAATTCTTGCCCAATGGATGCTTTATCACTACAAACAAAATCCTCTATTTACTCGTTTTGATGATATTTGTGAAATTTTTAAACGCTATGACTGCACCTTTTCTTTAGGTGATTCTCTAAGGCCTGGATGTCTGCATGATGCATCAGATGAAGCTCAACTCGCTGAATTGAAAACTCTAGGTGAATTGACTAGACGTGCTTGGAAGCATGATGTTCAAGTCATGGTTGAAGGGCCTGGTCATGTACCTATGGATCAAATCGAATTCAATGTTAGGAAGCAAATGGAGGAGTGTTCAGAAGCTCCCTTTTATGTTCTAGGTCCATTGGTAACAGACATTTCTCCTGGTTATGATCACATTTCAAGTGCTATTGGTGCAGCCATGGCAGGTTGGTACGGGACTGCGATGCTTTGTTATGTAACACCTAAGGAACATCTTGGGTTGCCTAATCCTGAGGATGTTAGAGAAGGTTTAATTGCTTATAAAATTGCTGCTCATGCTGCAGATGTCGCAAGACATAGATCAGGAGCTCGTGATCGTGATGATGAATTAAGTAAGGCTCGTAAAGAATTTGACTGGAACAAACAATTTGAATTGTCCTTAGATCCAGAAAGAGCCAAGCAATATCATGACGAAACTTTACCTGAAGAAATTTTCAAGAAAGCAGAGTTTTGTTCAATGTGCGGTCCTAATCATTGTCCAATGAATACAAAAATCACAGATGAAGATCTTGATAAATTAAACGATCAAATACAGTCAAAAGGTGCAGCTGAATTAACTCCAGTAAAGTTAAACAAAGAAAACTAG
- a CDS encoding DUF3188 domain-containing protein produces MNRLGNPLISISAPLLILLAITGFLHREGKDKIQAIPALVVGSGLVFTGAVRRFRRRRMLFLEIKKDMNEQNF; encoded by the coding sequence ATGAACAGATTGGGCAACCCATTAATCTCAATTTCAGCACCTTTGCTAATTTTATTAGCAATTACAGGCTTTTTACATAGAGAGGGCAAAGATAAAATCCAAGCCATACCTGCTTTAGTTGTAGGCAGTGGATTGGTTTTTACTGGTGCGGTTAGAAGATTTCGGAGACGAAGAATGTTGTTTCTAGAGATAAAAAAAGATATGAATGAACAAAATTTTTAA
- a CDS encoding amidohydrolase: protein MKDLGKKIDVLTKDILPDLIQLRRHLHAHPELSGQEYQTAALVAGELRKSGWDVKEAVGKTGVVAEMGNKSGPVVGLRVDMDALPIEERTGLEYSSSIQGLMHACGHDLHTCIGLGVAKVLAKNKFTNSRIRIIFQPAEEIAQGANWMRAEKVLEGVQALFGVHVYPDLSVGKIGIRTGTFTAAAAELEIEIIGDGGHGARPHEGIDSIWISAKVISGLQEAISRRLDALKPVVISFGKISGGSAFNVIAERVKLLGTVRCLDNNLYEKLPQWIEKIVQNIASTYGGKANIKFKSIAPPVYNDPELTSLLSTCAKNFMDEENIVYLENPSLGAEDFAFFLQDVSGTMFRLGVAGNKGCAPLHSGNFSLDERSLELGIKILSQTLVMASKTLQNI, encoded by the coding sequence ATGAAAGATTTAGGAAAAAAAATTGACGTTTTAACCAAGGATATACTGCCTGATTTAATTCAATTACGTCGTCATCTCCATGCTCATCCAGAGCTAAGCGGTCAGGAATATCAAACTGCTGCTCTTGTTGCAGGGGAGCTTAGAAAATCAGGGTGGGATGTAAAAGAAGCAGTTGGCAAAACGGGAGTAGTAGCTGAAATGGGTAACAAAAGCGGACCTGTTGTTGGCTTACGAGTTGATATGGATGCTTTGCCAATTGAGGAGAGAACAGGTTTAGAATATTCATCTTCAATTCAAGGCCTGATGCATGCCTGTGGCCATGATCTACATACTTGTATTGGTTTGGGGGTGGCTAAAGTATTAGCAAAAAACAAATTTACAAATTCTCGAATCCGAATCATTTTTCAACCTGCTGAAGAGATTGCCCAAGGTGCAAATTGGATGAGAGCTGAAAAGGTTCTTGAAGGTGTTCAAGCTCTTTTTGGTGTGCATGTTTATCCAGATTTGTCAGTTGGCAAGATTGGAATAAGAACTGGTACTTTTACAGCTGCCGCGGCTGAATTGGAAATAGAGATTATTGGTGATGGAGGGCATGGAGCCAGACCACATGAAGGCATAGATTCAATTTGGATTTCTGCAAAAGTTATTAGTGGACTTCAAGAGGCTATTAGTAGACGTTTAGATGCTCTTAAGCCCGTAGTTATTAGCTTTGGGAAGATTTCAGGAGGTAGTGCTTTCAATGTAATTGCTGAGAGGGTTAAGCTTCTAGGCACAGTAAGGTGTCTTGATAACAACCTTTATGAAAAATTGCCTCAATGGATTGAGAAAATAGTACAAAATATAGCCTCTACTTACGGAGGTAAGGCGAATATAAAATTCAAGTCGATCGCGCCTCCAGTTTATAACGATCCAGAGTTGACTAGTTTGTTATCTACCTGTGCGAAGAATTTTATGGATGAAGAAAATATTGTTTATTTAGAAAATCCGTCATTAGGAGCTGAAGATTTTGCTTTCTTCTTGCAAGATGTTTCAGGCACGATGTTTAGATTAGGAGTGGCTGGCAATAAAGGTTGTGCTCCATTGCACAGTGGAAACTTTTCTTTGGATGAAAGAAGCCTAGAATTAGGAATAAAAATTTTGTCTCAAACATTAGTCATGGCATCTAAAACCCTCCAAAACATTTAG